The following are encoded in a window of Gramella sp. MT6 genomic DNA:
- a CDS encoding acyl-CoA dehydrogenase family protein, with product MSTETANKDLLRGGQFLVKETKSEDIFTPEDFNEEQIMMRDSVKEFVEREIWPHKEEFEKKNYKLTEEVMRKAGELGFLGVAVPEEYDGLGMGFVSTMLVCDYISGATGSVATAFGAHTGIGTMPITLYGTEEQKKKYVPKLATGEWFGAYCLTEPDAGSDANSGKTKAVLSDDGKYYSISGQKMWISNAGFADVFIVFARIEDDKNITGFIVENDKENGISFGEEEKKLGIHSSSTRQVFFNETKVPVENMLSERGNGFKIAMNALNIGRIKLAAASLDAQRRVTDLATKYANDRVQFKTPIAKFGAIKSKLAEMATSAYVGEAASYRAAKNIEDRINIRLEDGASHSEAELKGVEEYAIECSILKVACSEDVQNCSDEGIQVYGGMGFSADTPMESAWRDARIARIYEGTNEINRMLSVGMLVKKAMKGHVDLLGPAKSVADELTGIPSMEKPDYSELFAEEKEMVAKLKKVFLMVAGSAVQKFGPDLEEHQQLLLAAADILIEIYMAESGILRAEKNAKRLGEDAQKEQIAMAKLYLYHAVDIVNTKAKEGIGSFAEGDEQRMMLMGLKRFTKYTNMPNVVELRNTIAEKLTSENKYCF from the coding sequence ATGAGCACAGAAACAGCAAATAAAGATCTTCTTCGCGGTGGGCAATTCCTGGTAAAGGAAACCAAGAGCGAAGATATATTCACTCCTGAAGATTTTAATGAGGAGCAAATAATGATGCGTGATTCCGTTAAGGAATTCGTAGAACGTGAAATTTGGCCACACAAAGAGGAATTTGAAAAGAAAAATTACAAATTAACCGAAGAGGTAATGCGTAAGGCCGGGGAACTTGGTTTCCTTGGAGTTGCCGTTCCTGAAGAATATGATGGTCTGGGAATGGGCTTCGTGTCAACGATGTTAGTATGTGATTATATTTCTGGTGCTACTGGATCTGTTGCTACTGCCTTTGGTGCGCATACAGGAATTGGTACTATGCCAATTACTTTGTACGGAACGGAAGAGCAAAAGAAAAAATACGTACCAAAACTAGCTACAGGAGAATGGTTTGGGGCTTATTGCCTAACTGAACCAGATGCAGGTTCTGACGCCAATTCAGGAAAAACTAAAGCAGTTCTTTCTGATGACGGAAAATATTACAGCATCAGCGGACAGAAAATGTGGATCTCGAATGCAGGATTTGCCGATGTATTCATCGTATTCGCAAGAATAGAAGATGATAAGAACATTACCGGATTTATCGTTGAAAACGATAAGGAAAACGGAATCAGCTTTGGTGAAGAAGAAAAGAAATTAGGTATCCACTCTTCTTCTACCCGTCAGGTTTTCTTTAACGAAACTAAAGTTCCTGTAGAGAATATGCTTTCTGAGCGTGGGAATGGATTTAAAATTGCTATGAATGCCCTGAATATTGGGCGTATCAAATTAGCTGCAGCATCTCTTGATGCTCAGAGAAGAGTGACAGATCTTGCTACGAAATATGCTAACGACAGGGTTCAGTTTAAAACTCCTATCGCCAAGTTTGGTGCTATCAAGTCTAAATTGGCAGAAATGGCAACTTCAGCATATGTTGGTGAAGCCGCTTCTTATCGTGCAGCTAAAAATATAGAAGACAGGATCAACATTCGCCTTGAAGATGGGGCTTCTCATTCAGAAGCTGAATTAAAAGGAGTTGAAGAATATGCAATTGAATGTTCTATACTTAAAGTTGCTTGTTCAGAAGATGTTCAGAACTGTAGTGATGAAGGTATTCAGGTATATGGTGGTATGGGATTCTCTGCAGATACTCCGATGGAATCTGCATGGAGAGATGCTCGTATCGCACGTATCTATGAAGGTACGAACGAGATCAACAGAATGCTTTCTGTAGGAATGTTAGTGAAAAAAGCGATGAAAGGTCATGTAGATCTTTTAGGTCCGGCAAAAAGTGTTGCTGATGAATTAACTGGAATTCCTTCTATGGAAAAACCAGATTATTCAGAGCTATTCGCTGAGGAAAAGGAAATGGTTGCAAAACTTAAAAAGGTATTTTTAATGGTAGCCGGTAGTGCCGTTCAAAAATTCGGACCTGACCTTGAAGAGCACCAGCAATTATTACTTGCTGCAGCAGATATCTTAATTGAGATCTATATGGCTGAATCTGGTATCCTTAGAGCTGAGAAGAATGCAAAACGTCTTGGTGAAGATGCTCAGAAAGAGCAAATCGCCATGGCTAAATTATACTTATATCACGCGGTAGATATCGTGAATACTAAAGCTAAAGAAGGAATTGGATCTTTTGCTGAAGGCGATGAGCAACGTATGATGCTTATGGGTCTTAAAAGATTTACTAAGTATACCAACATGCCAAATGTTGTTGAACTTAGAAATACAATTGCTGAAAAACTGACTTCAGAAAATAAATATTGTTTCTAG
- a CDS encoding M43 family zinc metalloprotease → MKKVFLGMAALAFLFASCEQDPDQTISNEQQEAQVDMSDFYLYTNPSDDKRSDNAAEKCYSMKNLNRLLNENKGLHEKMYNIEKNTRSILAKSENAKGGKPGTGGGGTEPPATDNLGIVNIPVVVHVVYSNSQQNISDQQINSQIDVLNADFRATNSDASSAPAEFADLVADSEVSFTLAAVNRHSNSRTEWGTRDEVKAVYPPVSPETTLNIWVANIGGGILGYAQFPGGPAATDGVVISPQYFGNTGYVAAPYDQGRTATHEVGHYLNLRHIWGDGRCRQDDFVADTPESDGPNYGCPSYPTVNCRSTDMTMNYMDYVYDECMYMFSEGQKARMRTIFMDGGPRAALAN, encoded by the coding sequence ATGAAAAAAGTTTTTTTAGGAATGGCTGCCCTTGCCTTCCTTTTTGCTTCTTGTGAGCAAGACCCAGATCAAACCATTTCAAATGAGCAACAAGAAGCTCAGGTAGACATGAGTGACTTCTATCTTTACACCAATCCTTCAGATGATAAAAGATCTGATAATGCGGCTGAAAAATGTTACAGCATGAAAAACCTTAATCGTCTCCTGAACGAGAATAAAGGTTTGCATGAAAAAATGTACAATATTGAAAAGAATACGCGTTCAATTCTTGCAAAATCTGAGAACGCGAAAGGTGGAAAACCTGGAACCGGCGGTGGTGGAACTGAACCACCAGCTACAGATAACCTTGGTATCGTGAACATTCCGGTTGTAGTCCATGTGGTTTATAGCAACTCTCAGCAGAATATCTCAGACCAGCAGATCAATTCTCAGATAGATGTTCTTAATGCAGATTTTAGAGCAACCAATTCAGATGCCAGTAGCGCCCCTGCAGAATTTGCAGATTTAGTAGCAGACTCTGAGGTTTCTTTTACTCTTGCAGCAGTGAATCGTCATAGCAATTCAAGGACTGAATGGGGAACCAGAGACGAAGTTAAAGCGGTATATCCTCCAGTATCACCAGAAACAACTTTAAATATCTGGGTAGCTAATATTGGTGGAGGTATCTTAGGATATGCTCAATTCCCAGGAGGTCCGGCTGCAACTGATGGTGTAGTGATCTCTCCTCAATATTTTGGGAATACAGGCTATGTTGCTGCTCCTTACGACCAGGGAAGAACTGCGACTCACGAAGTTGGTCACTATTTAAATCTTCGCCACATTTGGGGTGATGGTAGATGTAGACAAGATGATTTCGTAGCAGATACTCCAGAATCTGATGGTCCAAATTACGGATGTCCTTCTTATCCAACTGTTAATTGCAGGTCTACAGATATGACCATGAATTACATGGATTATGTATATGATGAGTGTATGTATATGTTTTCTGAAGGTCAGAAAGCTCGTATGAGAACTATCTTTATGGATGGTGGACCAAGAGCAGCCCTTGCTAACTAA
- a CDS encoding mechanosensitive ion channel domain-containing protein has protein sequence MTSARTSLLFFIFLLNYSINHAFQQEKDTVDQSEDQKLPSKEFVIQDSSALGENYLASYNEAYYMSDRWNEGVGFPPERFNLQTPQAALEHFIVNARNEDFETAAYALNFNLLPNDLKISEAAIIAEKLNFIINQRVPIPWEELSDRPDGQIDISTSTNKAVAGKPRRSIDFGKVDMEKRDVTFRLQRVKFKEHSPIWLISAQTVENTERLYDIYGPRKLETMMPKWISFQIFDVPVWKIIGTLFLILLAYLISKLVSFLIIKIFSGTNKYWIKNIANRLASPTGGAVGMLAFYLLLNNLISFSGPLARGFYAILLILLIGVFTWLIMRLIDYVMDFFAVHKIGDINDEENEESKRMLTYVSVGRRIFIFIVFIAGGAVILSQFPSLEKLGISLMASAGIATVIVGIAAQGTLGNIIAGVQIALTKPVRIGDSVIIKDHFGYVEDLTFTYMILKTWDLRRVVIPLKTVISESFENLSMTNSQTIGVVEVYADHRIDVSKVRSKFEELVKNSDKWDGDEDKAPVVQVTEMDSKSIKIRCLCSAKDFLTTWDMHCELREKIVKYIAELEDGFFLTKERVELEDKKKTE, from the coding sequence ATGACTTCAGCCAGGACCTCTTTATTATTTTTCATATTCCTCCTGAATTATTCCATCAACCATGCCTTTCAACAGGAGAAAGACACCGTCGATCAATCTGAAGATCAGAAATTGCCTTCCAAAGAATTTGTTATTCAGGATAGTTCTGCTCTAGGAGAAAATTATCTGGCCTCTTATAATGAGGCATATTACATGAGCGATCGCTGGAATGAAGGAGTTGGTTTCCCACCTGAAAGGTTTAATCTTCAAACCCCGCAGGCAGCTCTGGAACATTTTATTGTAAATGCGAGAAATGAAGATTTTGAAACTGCAGCATACGCGCTGAATTTCAATTTACTGCCAAACGACCTTAAGATTTCTGAAGCAGCGATCATAGCTGAAAAATTGAATTTCATCATTAACCAAAGAGTTCCAATTCCCTGGGAAGAACTGTCTGACAGACCAGACGGGCAGATTGATATAAGCACTTCAACCAATAAAGCGGTAGCGGGTAAACCTAGAAGAAGTATAGACTTTGGAAAGGTAGATATGGAAAAGAGAGATGTTACCTTTAGACTACAGCGAGTAAAGTTTAAAGAGCACAGTCCAATATGGCTAATATCAGCCCAAACGGTTGAGAATACCGAACGACTCTATGATATTTACGGGCCAAGAAAATTAGAAACAATGATGCCTAAATGGATCAGTTTTCAAATTTTCGACGTCCCCGTTTGGAAAATTATAGGAACCCTTTTTCTTATTTTGCTTGCATACCTTATTTCTAAACTTGTTTCCTTTCTCATAATAAAGATCTTCTCTGGCACCAATAAGTATTGGATAAAGAACATTGCCAACAGATTAGCTTCTCCAACTGGCGGCGCCGTTGGAATGCTTGCATTCTATTTACTACTGAATAATCTGATCTCATTTTCCGGACCTCTGGCACGAGGATTCTATGCGATCCTTCTTATACTTCTAATTGGAGTATTTACCTGGCTCATTATGCGCCTTATAGATTATGTGATGGATTTTTTCGCCGTTCATAAGATTGGTGATATAAATGACGAGGAGAATGAGGAATCCAAGAGAATGCTTACCTATGTCTCTGTTGGCCGTAGGATATTTATTTTTATCGTTTTTATTGCGGGTGGAGCGGTCATTCTGTCTCAATTCCCCAGCCTTGAAAAACTGGGTATTTCTCTTATGGCTTCTGCAGGAATTGCCACTGTTATTGTTGGTATTGCTGCGCAGGGCACTCTCGGAAATATTATTGCGGGAGTACAGATCGCCCTCACTAAACCTGTAAGAATTGGGGACTCAGTGATTATAAAAGATCATTTTGGTTATGTAGAAGACCTTACTTTCACTTACATGATCTTAAAAACATGGGATCTTAGAAGGGTTGTTATTCCTTTAAAAACAGTGATCTCAGAAAGTTTTGAAAATCTTTCCATGACCAATTCTCAAACTATTGGGGTGGTTGAGGTGTATGCAGATCACAGAATTGATGTTTCAAAGGTCAGGTCAAAATTTGAAGAACTGGTAAAAAATTCAGATAAATGGGATGGAGATGAAGACAAAGCTCCCGTAGTCCAGGTAACCGAAATGGATAGTAAATCTATCAAGATTAGATGCCTTTGCAGCGCAAAAGACTTTCTCACCACCTGGGATATGCATTGTGAATTAAGGGAAAAAATAGTAAAGTATATTGCCGAACTTGAGGATGGTTTCTTCCTAACCAAAGAGCGGGTGGAACTGGAGGATAAAAAGAAAACGGAATAG
- a CDS encoding mechanosensitive ion channel domain-containing protein codes for MLAIEQNMTTYLIIGILILIITFSLAFYILKKVGKNPRNILPVNFAHKIRIPLLIFLACLLAQIAVISDIFIFEATKTIVGHISIIGIIFSIAWFLILLFKVVKKRMLRKYDVGSADNLKARKVYTQYMILENIVIFIIVILAIGIALMSFDSIRSIGVSVLTSAGIAGIIIGLAAQKAIGTLLAGIQIAVTQPIRLDDVVIVEGEWGWIEEINLTYVVVRVWDKRRLVVPTTYFIEKTFQNWTRTSADILGTVFLYVDYELPVDAIRKEQTRLLNSTDLWDGKVDVLQVTNTTEKSVELRVLVSAKDSPTAWDLRVYLREKLMEFIQNNYPQSLPKARITINKEVED; via the coding sequence ATGCTAGCGATTGAACAGAACATGACCACTTACCTGATCATTGGGATCCTTATTCTCATAATAACTTTCTCCCTGGCTTTTTACATCTTAAAGAAAGTTGGAAAAAACCCCAGAAATATCCTGCCTGTAAATTTCGCTCATAAGATCCGTATCCCTTTATTGATCTTCCTCGCTTGTCTCCTTGCTCAGATCGCGGTTATCAGCGACATTTTTATATTCGAGGCTACAAAAACCATCGTAGGTCATATTAGCATAATTGGGATTATCTTCAGTATTGCCTGGTTTCTTATCCTTTTATTTAAAGTAGTTAAGAAAAGGATGCTGCGAAAATATGATGTTGGAAGTGCAGATAACCTTAAGGCCAGAAAGGTTTATACACAATATATGATCCTTGAAAATATTGTGATTTTTATTATTGTTATCCTGGCGATAGGAATTGCTTTGATGAGTTTTGATAGTATCCGGTCTATTGGAGTAAGCGTACTTACCTCTGCAGGAATTGCAGGGATCATTATTGGTCTGGCCGCCCAAAAGGCTATTGGTACTCTCCTCGCTGGAATCCAGATAGCCGTAACTCAACCAATCCGGCTTGATGATGTGGTTATCGTAGAAGGGGAATGGGGTTGGATTGAAGAGATCAACCTTACGTATGTGGTAGTGCGCGTATGGGATAAAAGAAGACTCGTAGTGCCCACTACTTATTTCATTGAAAAAACTTTTCAGAACTGGACGCGAACTTCTGCTGATATTCTAGGTACCGTATTTCTTTATGTAGACTATGAATTACCTGTAGATGCCATTAGAAAAGAGCAAACCAGACTTCTGAATTCAACCGACCTATGGGATGGCAAGGTAGATGTACTTCAGGTTACCAACACCACCGAAAAATCGGTTGAATTAAGGGTGTTGGTTAGTGCCAAAGATTCGCCTACCGCCTGGGATCTTAGAGTTTACCTAAGGGAGAAATTAATGGAGTTTATTCAAAACAATTACCCTCAATCCCTTCCTAAAGCTAGAATTACGATCAATAAGGAAGTTGAAGATTAA